One segment of Mobula birostris isolate sMobBir1 chromosome 27, sMobBir1.hap1, whole genome shotgun sequence DNA contains the following:
- the kiaa2013 gene encoding uncharacterized protein KIAA2013 homolog — MWLQQRLKGLPMLLSSSWARRMLAGLGFLLIFYWYLTSEGGFKLFPGSTDPKTVTDACLQKETQEWKLDVDHGNAMISHIDGNSPGQLSGPAVVGNGHLIVDALSNQLWVALSPASSGVAAVHLTDYVPLVSLKSLNVRSTSRAALVRFQEGMVHLLQCIQTGSSHKSRECVTLREDVIVHRSRPHLILQRIHISNPSERATVFEVNAPPIVGSKFSSSLEKQNDQEFVLLAGRVLTEKKETILVVVATEKVAPRLQVAAKSEFTEHVLSVVYTLELLDLTKVEESFSKLRKAAKAEMSELLRLGAEALYQDHQKVWGDLINSGMEMKKITDSHTPSSVIVNRTLFYVLSTSPAPLLDLQSGAEEREKLEASLNYADHCFSGHATMHAENLWPERISDVAHLLQLSSLWRLTLQKRGCKSLVAAGAHGMMQGMVMSFGGLQFTENHLQFQADPSVLHNSYLLRGIHYNKDLINLAVLLDGDAKPFLHVSVKPQEKQVKLYGCEAGCMNDPVELTAELKGHVFPVMVTRPITPLLYISTDLTHLQALRHTLHLKAILAHEDHMAEQYPGLPFLFWFSVASLITLFHLFLFKLIYNEYCGPGAKPIFRSKDVIRI; from the exons ATGTGGTTGCAACAACGTCTGAAGGGGCTGCCAATGCTACTGTCCAGCAGCTGGGCCCGGAGGATGCTGGCAGGTCTGGGGTTCCTGCTAATCTTTTACTGGTACCTGACTTCAGAAGGTGGATTCAAGCTGTTTCCCGGGTCAACAGATCCCAAGACGGTGACAGACGCTTGTCTTCAGAAAGAAACCCAGGAGTGGAAGTTAGATGTGGACCACGGCAATGCCATGATCAGTCACATTGATGGAAATAGCCCAGGACAGTTATCTGGCCCAGCTGTGGTTGGCAATGGCCATTTAATCGTGGATGCTCTCTCTAATCAGCTTTGGGTGGCATTGTCTCCTGCCTCCTCAGGTGTTGCAGCTGTTCACCTGACAGACTATGTACCTCTGGTGTCTCTGAAATCACTAAATGTTCGCTCAACGTCCAGAGCTGCACTCGTCCGGTTCCAGGAGGGAATGGTTCACTTACTACAGTGCATCCAAACTGGGTCATCGCACAAATCCCGGGAGTGCGTCACTCTTCGCGAAGACGTGATTGTGCATCGGAGCCGGCCCCACCTGATCTTGCAACGGATTCACATCTCCAACCCTAGTGAGAGAGCGACCGTCTTCGAAGTCAACGCGCCACCCATCGTGGGGAGCAAGTTCTCCTCCAGCCTGGAGAAGCAGAACGACCAGGAATTTGTCCTCTTAGCCGGGAGAGTACTGACAGAGAAGAAGGAAACCATCCTGGTGGTTGTGGCCACGGAGAAAGTGGCACCCAGGCTGCAGGTGGCTGCTAAGTCTGAATTTACGGAGCATGTCCTCTCAGTGGTCTACACCCTCGAGTTGTTGGACTTGACGAAGGTGGAAGAGTCGTTCAGCAAACTGCGGAAAGCAGCCAAAGCAGAAATGTCCGAGTTGCTGAGACTGGGAGCAGAAGCACTCTACCAAGATCATCAGAAGGTCTGGGGTGATTTAATAAACTCAG GCATGGAGATGAAGAAGATTACGGATTCGCACACTCCCTCCAGCGTGATCGTGAACAGGACGCTCTTCTACGTCCTTTCCACGTCACCGGCTCCCCTGCTGGACCTGCAGAGCGGGGCCGAAGAGCGGGAGAAGCTGGAGGCCAGCTTGAACTACGCTGACCACTGCTTCAGCGGCCACGCCACGATGCACGCGGAGAACCTGTGGCCCGAGCGGATCTCCGACGTGGCTCACCTGCTGCAGCTGTCCAGCCTGTGGAGGCTGACCTTGCAGAAGCGAGGCTGCAAGAGCCTGGTGGCCGCTGGCGCCCATGGTATGATGCAGGGCATGGTGATGAGTTTCGGGGGACTCCAGTTCACCGAAAACCACCTCCAGTTCCAGGCAGACCCCTCGGTTCTGCACAACAGCTACCTGCTGCGAGGGATTCATTACAACAAGGACCTGATCAACCTGGCTGTGTTGCTGGATGGAGACGCCAAGCCGTTCCTCCACGTCTCAGTCAAACCTCAGGAGAAGCAAGTCAAGCTGTATGGCTGTGAGGCGGGCTGCATGAACGACCCAGTGGAACTGACTGCTGAACTTAAGGGGCACGTGTTTCCCGTCATGGTGACTCGGCCAATCACTCCCTTGTTGTACATTTCAACTGATTTGACTCACCTGCAAGCGCTGAGGCACACGTTGCACCTGAAGGCAATCCTTGCCCATGAGGATCACATGGCCGAACAGTATCCGGGGCTCCCCTTCCTCTTCTGGTTCAGCGTGGCGTCACTCATCACCTTGTTCCACCTCTTCCTCTTCAAGCTCATCTACAATGAATACTGCGGCCCAGGTGCCAAGCCGATATTCAGGAGCAAG GATGTGATAAGAATTTGA